A section of the Luteolibacter flavescens genome encodes:
- a CDS encoding GumC family protein: MQKTAPTPSKGGIGLQDILFVLFKHKWKIILLGILGLAAAAGVFFTQKPLFESHAKILVRHVVQRGGIDGTDSQVDASGRSGEQVVNTEIVIIRSGDLANKVAKSVGVERLAPGSSDKMALIDAAQAVQAGLEVAPENRGSNVLVVTYRHTDPELAREVLAEVVRLYPEEHLEVHRSVGAFDSVAKQTNIVREKLQQTERELEELKSKHKITTVEAKLLSLTLLKDKTEGEIVTAEAELAAQLAKVKDLEKNLGVPPPNAKNGANKPVPAAPTPEQLVEYRDITTRLDRLQEQDVELSKTLRENDPQRRRIKSESDLLKASRGDLLKIAPGLAIQAAPANGEIPVNPNLQLQNEKALLGSIEARIARYRLHLEELDVEFKKLAEISPRFKELQLERETQEGEYRLLESNLKKATLDQALDRTQIPGLKVMEQPTPAAKGFNEKTKKLMFGLAACGFALGIALAFLLELVVDRRITRPAEIETRLQVPLMLSIPYVRPKNRGAHLIANDGSEANGGEGQKMLPAVRTPNGIPGFPGRTDHFIHPYSEAIRDRIVFNFQINNMTHKPKLMAVTGLSAGAGTSTIAAGLAKAFSEVNGAKVLLVDLNSDYPDDNPMFGNRPLHSVVGALQAARNTRFKEGGQNLYLASAAATKADANATPFGPMHLYELLPHFRASEFDYVIFDMPPMAPTSPTLAMAGLLDKVLLVVDGEDTSRDALKWGYSELVKGRADVSCVFNKARTHAPRWVAGDM; encoded by the coding sequence ATGCAAAAGACTGCCCCCACCCCCAGCAAAGGAGGCATCGGCCTTCAGGATATCCTCTTCGTTCTATTCAAGCACAAGTGGAAGATCATCCTCCTCGGCATCCTCGGCCTCGCAGCCGCTGCCGGTGTATTCTTCACGCAGAAGCCGCTCTTCGAGTCCCATGCGAAGATCCTGGTCCGGCACGTGGTCCAGCGTGGCGGCATCGACGGCACCGACAGCCAGGTCGACGCCAGCGGCCGCTCCGGCGAGCAGGTCGTCAACACAGAGATCGTGATCATCCGCAGCGGCGACCTCGCGAACAAGGTGGCGAAGAGCGTGGGCGTCGAGCGACTGGCCCCGGGATCGAGCGACAAGATGGCATTGATCGACGCCGCTCAAGCGGTCCAGGCAGGCCTTGAAGTCGCACCAGAAAATCGCGGCAGCAATGTCCTCGTCGTGACCTATCGCCACACCGATCCCGAGCTCGCACGCGAGGTATTGGCCGAGGTCGTGAGGCTCTACCCCGAGGAGCACCTTGAGGTGCATCGCTCGGTCGGGGCCTTCGATTCCGTGGCGAAGCAGACCAACATCGTCCGGGAGAAGCTCCAGCAGACCGAAAGGGAACTGGAAGAACTGAAGTCCAAACACAAGATTACCACGGTCGAAGCGAAACTGCTCTCGCTCACCCTGCTGAAAGACAAGACCGAAGGCGAGATCGTGACCGCCGAAGCGGAACTCGCCGCACAATTAGCAAAGGTCAAAGACCTGGAGAAGAACCTCGGGGTGCCTCCACCGAACGCGAAGAACGGGGCGAACAAGCCCGTCCCTGCAGCGCCAACACCGGAGCAGTTGGTGGAGTATCGAGATATCACCACCCGGCTGGACCGGCTCCAGGAGCAGGATGTCGAACTGAGCAAAACGCTTCGTGAAAATGACCCGCAGCGTCGGCGGATCAAGAGCGAGTCCGATCTCCTCAAGGCGTCACGTGGGGACCTGCTGAAGATTGCCCCCGGGCTCGCGATCCAAGCGGCGCCAGCCAACGGCGAAATCCCGGTGAACCCCAATCTCCAGCTTCAGAATGAGAAAGCCCTGCTAGGATCGATCGAGGCACGTATCGCCCGCTACAGGCTTCACCTCGAGGAACTCGATGTGGAATTCAAGAAGCTCGCCGAGATAAGCCCACGATTCAAAGAACTCCAACTCGAGCGCGAGACACAGGAAGGCGAGTATCGCCTGCTGGAGTCCAATCTGAAGAAAGCCACGCTGGACCAAGCACTCGACCGCACCCAGATCCCCGGTCTGAAGGTGATGGAGCAGCCGACGCCGGCAGCGAAAGGCTTCAACGAGAAGACGAAGAAGCTGATGTTCGGCCTCGCGGCTTGCGGCTTCGCGCTGGGTATCGCTCTCGCCTTTCTCCTGGAACTGGTGGTGGATCGCCGGATCACGCGGCCCGCGGAGATCGAGACGCGCCTCCAGGTTCCACTCATGCTTTCCATCCCATACGTTCGCCCGAAAAACCGCGGTGCCCATCTCATCGCCAACGACGGATCGGAAGCGAATGGCGGCGAGGGTCAGAAGATGCTGCCGGCCGTCCGCACGCCGAACGGCATCCCGGGTTTCCCGGGACGCACGGATCACTTCATCCATCCTTACTCGGAAGCCATCCGCGATCGCATCGTCTTCAATTTCCAAATCAACAACATGACCCACAAGCCTAAGCTGATGGCCGTGACCGGCCTCTCGGCAGGCGCGGGCACTTCCACCATCGCGGCGGGTCTGGCGAAGGCCTTCTCCGAGGTGAATGGCGCTAAGGTGTTGCTGGTCGATCTGAACTCCGACTATCCGGACGACAACCCGATGTTTGGCAATAGGCCTCTCCACTCGGTGGTGGGTGCCCTGCAGGCCGCACGCAACACACGCTTCAAGGAGGGCGGGCAGAACCTCTACCTCGCCAGCGCGGCCGCGACGAAGGCCGATGCGAATGCCACGCCTTTCGGCCCGATGCATCTCTACGAACTGCTCCCACATTTCCGCGCCAGCGAGTTCGACTACGTGATCTTCGACATGCCGCCGATGGCCCCCACCAGCCCGACGCTCGCCATGGCGGGTCTGCTGGACAAGGTGCTGCTGGTCGTGGACGGCGAGGATACCAGCCGCGATGCGCTGAAGTGGGGATACTCGGAGTTGGTCAAAGGCCGCGCCGATGTCTCCTGCGTCTTCAACAAGGCACGCACTCACGCACCGCGCTGGGTGGCAGGCGACATGTGA
- a CDS encoding acyltransferase produces MKAHVGENLRIAADVVLGNRVALVDFVNLYGCEVGDDTKLGTFVEIQRGAKVGARCKISSHTFICEGVLIEDEVFIGHGVMFVNDRYPRATNADGSPKSSADWHCESTRVECGASIGSGSTILAGITIGSGAMVGAGSVVTRDVPPHAVVAGNPARIMRVMSGVPIELLHHPSVHA; encoded by the coding sequence ATGAAGGCCCACGTCGGGGAAAACCTGCGGATCGCCGCCGATGTCGTGCTCGGGAACCGGGTCGCGCTCGTGGATTTCGTGAATCTCTACGGCTGCGAGGTCGGCGACGATACGAAGCTCGGCACCTTCGTGGAGATCCAGCGCGGTGCCAAGGTCGGTGCCCGCTGCAAGATCTCCAGCCATACTTTCATCTGCGAGGGAGTCCTCATCGAAGACGAGGTCTTCATCGGACATGGCGTGATGTTCGTGAACGACCGCTACCCACGGGCGACGAATGCCGATGGCTCGCCGAAGTCATCCGCCGACTGGCACTGCGAAAGCACACGCGTGGAATGCGGTGCTTCGATCGGCTCCGGCAGCACGATCCTCGCAGGCATCACCATCGGCAGCGGTGCCATGGTCGGCGCTGGCAGCGTGGTCACCCGCGACGTGCCACCGCACGCTGTGGTCGCAGGCAATCCCGCCCGCATCATGCGCGTGATGTCTGGTGTCCCCATTGAACTCCTTCACCACCCCTCCGTGCATGCGTGA